The Naumovozyma dairenensis CBS 421 chromosome 1, complete genome genome includes a region encoding these proteins:
- the NDAI0A08000 gene encoding uncharacterized protein (ancestral locus Anc_3.376) — translation MGLTELLNFNNDCAACSDSCQCSKNCGGSSCGCNANCPCAKDTHEHNCESCGEAHRYKGTSCEQGCSKGGQCPANM, via the coding sequence atGGGTCTTAcagaattattgaatttcaaCAACGATTGTGCAGCATGTTCTGATTCCTGCCAATGTTCTAAAAACTGCGGAGGTTCCTCATGTGGTTGTAACGCTAATTGCCCATGTGCTAAAGATACTCACGAACATAATTGTGAGAGTTGTGGTGAAGCTCACAGATACAAGGGAACATCATGCGAACAAGGTTGCTCTAAAGGAGGTCAATGCCCAGCCAATATGTGA